One Myxococcaceae bacterium JPH2 DNA window includes the following coding sequences:
- a CDS encoding class I SAM-dependent methyltransferase — protein MRTPFYAACPVCEATESREVISYRELSFGRCTGCGLIYKREQVPGLGDGYEEKYFKHNRAKYLGRWDHRVRKCERQVLACLEYAPHAKDLLDVGCSAGYVLEAAQRLGLSATGLDYSRFTVDLCRERGYRAEYGSLTQMPFPDASFDIITLKHTLEHVDQPMGGLRELQRVLRPGGVAFVIVPDAAYYKIIVMPRRGRSFRPDRRGWQHHVYFYEKNLADACARAGMVPVKAGKDILRRRLAKGLRAPYEYVRFALQWAWVQVCRVTHLRREIQVIAQRPAATALPEARTPAQPAA, from the coding sequence ATGCGCACTCCCTTCTACGCCGCCTGCCCCGTCTGCGAGGCCACCGAGTCCCGCGAGGTCATCTCCTACCGCGAGCTGTCCTTCGGCCGGTGCACGGGCTGCGGCCTCATCTACAAGCGCGAGCAGGTCCCTGGCCTGGGGGATGGCTACGAGGAGAAGTACTTCAAGCACAACCGCGCCAAGTACCTGGGGCGCTGGGACCACCGCGTGCGCAAGTGCGAGCGACAGGTGCTCGCCTGCCTGGAGTACGCGCCGCACGCGAAGGACCTGCTCGACGTGGGGTGCTCGGCCGGCTACGTGCTGGAGGCCGCGCAGCGGTTGGGCCTGAGCGCCACGGGGCTGGACTACTCGCGCTTCACCGTGGACCTCTGCCGCGAGCGGGGTTACCGCGCCGAGTACGGCTCGCTGACGCAAATGCCCTTCCCGGATGCGTCGTTCGACATCATCACGCTCAAGCACACGCTGGAGCACGTGGACCAGCCCATGGGCGGGCTGCGAGAACTCCAGCGCGTGCTGCGCCCCGGTGGCGTGGCCTTCGTCATCGTGCCGGACGCGGCCTATTACAAAATCATCGTGATGCCGCGGCGGGGCCGCTCGTTCCGGCCGGACCGGCGCGGCTGGCAGCACCACGTCTACTTCTACGAGAAGAACCTCGCGGACGCGTGCGCGCGCGCGGGCATGGTGCCCGTGAAAGCGGGCAAGGACATCCTGCGCCGACGACTGGCGAAGGGGCTGCGCGCGCCCTACGAGTACGTCCGCTTCGCGTTGCAGTGGGCCTGGGTCCAGGTCTGCCGCGTCACGCACCTGCGCCGCGAAATCCAGGTCATCGCCCAACGGCCCGCCGCCACCGCGCTGCCCGAGGCCCGCACGCCAGCGCAACCCGCCGCCTGA